The DNA segment TGCAGGGTAACATGTGGTCCTGGGGCTATCAGAAAGACATGAAGGTTGTCTGGGGCAACTACGACGTGATGGACGAAGATGGTCCTGTACCTCTGGTGGGTACCAAGGCCTACAAGAAGTACATGAAGGACTTCGTCAAGAAACATCCGGACCAGATGCCCAAACGTCTGAAACAGCTGCCTCAGGTGGATCTGGCCAAGTTGACCGACAATCCCAATCATGCGGGTCTTACCTACTCCCGTCATGACTGTCAGCGCTGTCACGTTGGCGTTACCGGTCGCGACAAGCGTGGTGACTATCGTGGTTCCGGTTGTTCCGCCTGTCACGTGCCTTACTCCAATGATGGTTTCTACGAAGGCGGCGATCCCACCATCAAGAAGGACGAAGCGGGTCACATACTGACTCACCGCATGCAGGGCACCCGTAAGAGCAAGGTCAAGGTTGGCGAGGTTGAATACTCCGGTATCCCGGTTGAAACCTGTGTCTCCTGTCACAACCGCGGTAAGCGTGTCGGCGTGAGCTATCAGGGCATCATGGAACAGCCTTACGGCTCTCCTTTCAATGCAAAGGGTAAGAAACAGCCGAAGATGCACACCAAGCGTTACCTGTTCATCAAGGAAGACCTGCATCATGAGATGAACTCCATTGCGGGTAACCCGAAAGGTGGGATGCTGTGTCAGGACTGCCATACCACCATCGACCTGCACGGTGACGGCAACATCGCCGGTACCACCCTGGCTCAGGTTGAGGTCGAGTGTGAAGACTGCCACGGTACCTTCAACACGCTACCCTGGGATCTGCCCCTGGGCCGTGGTGAAGAGTTCGGTGAGATGAAGGACGGTATGCCGACTGCCAACGCCAATCCTCGCGGTCTTGGCAAGAAGTGGCCGGAGTACATGAAAGACGCGACCCAGTACGAACCTGAGGATGGTTTCCTGCTGACCGCTCGCGGCAACCCCCTGGGTAATGTGGTGAAGAAGGGCAAGGACGTTATCGTTCACTCCGCCAACGGTCTGGACTTCAGGGTTCCACTGCTGAAGCAGATCGGCGACGAAGGCACCTTCAAATCAACCCTGGCCAAGGTTTCCATGTTCCTGATCCCTCAGCATCAGAACAACATGGAGTGCTACGCTTGTCACGCCGACTGGGTTCCCCAGTGTTATGGCTGCCATGTCACTGTTGACTACTCCAAGGGCAATGAGGGTACCGACTGGCTGGTCAACGCCAATAATCGTGATCCCAAGACCGGTCTGACCCCGGATGCGCCTCCTACCACCAACGGCATGAAGAGCCCGGGCAAAGTCATGGAGACCCGCTCCTATCTGCGTTGGGAGACTCCGGTACTCGGTATCAACGGTGAAGGCCGTGTCAGTCCGATGATGCCTGGTTGTCAGGTAACCACCACGGTTATCGACAAAGACGGCAAGACCCTGGTCAATAACAAGATCTGGGAAACCCCTGAAGGCCCAGGTATCGACACCGCCGCCGTACAGCCTCATACCGCTGGCCGTAGCGCGCGTAGCTGTGAGTCCTGTCACGACAATCCCAAGGCATTGGGCTACGGTGTTGAAGGCGGCCGCTTCCTGCTGGGTGCTGACAAGGACTTCGTCCTGGATCTGAAGGACTCCGCTTCCGGTAAGATCATTCCTCAGAAGACCCAGGTTCAGATCCCCGGTATCCCCGGCCTGACCTACGACTGGTCTGCGATCGTTACTGAGGATGGCGAACAGCTGAGTTCCGTAGGTTCTCACTGGCCGCTGACAGGTCCTCTGCCTGATGAGAAGCGTGACGCCATCGAGAAGACCGGTGTCTGCCTCGGATGTCACGAAGAGCGTTTCAATCCTGACTTCTGGAACAAGGTATCCCAACCTGGCGTTATGGATAGCTTCGAACACCAGCAGTTCATGAAGAAAGCGCTGAAGGCTATTGCTGCTCAGAAGAAGTAAGCTGCAGTAGCAGGCGGTAAAGAGGTGATTATCACCTGAATGGATGGAGCCAGTCCTTTGGGCTGGCTCCATTTTTTCACCCCTTTTTTTAAATTTTATGACTGCCTTCGATTGCGGTATTGATCTAGGGCCTATCGGATTAGTGTTAACAGGCCCTAAAGCAGTTGTCTGTTTTTAAGATATATTTTTTGCCTATATTTTATTGTTGAATAGATCTTGATTTACGACTCTATGCTTCAATGATGAAACTTTCAGAATTGTAATCGGTAGGAATGTGATGGTTAAAAGAGCGTTCAAATGGTTGTCGGGAACAGGCCCACGCAGCCTGGTGCTTGGTATCGGTATCGTTGCCGGTATTATTGGTTGGGGCGGTTTTAACACCTTCATGGAATATACCAATAGTTATGAATTCTGTACTTCCTGCCACGAAATGAGCGTGGTGAAGGGGGAGTATCAAGAGTCTGCCCACGCACACAATCCCTCTGGTGTCCCGGCTATCTGTTCAGACTGCCATGTGCCGAAACCCTGGGGTGCAAAACTGGTGCGTAAAATCATGGCGACCAAGGAGTTGTACCATTGGGCATTGGGAACCATCGATACGCCGGAGAAGTTTGAACAACATCGGATGCAACTTGCCAATAAAGTATGGGATACCATGGAGAAGAGTGACTCCCGCGAGTGCCGTAACTGCCATACGAACGAAACAATGCTGACTGACAAGCAGACTTCATTGGCGCAAAAGATGCACAAGAAGCTTATGAGTGGTGAACAGACCTGTATCAATTGTCACAAAGGGATTGCCCATAAATTACCTGTGGAGAGTCTTTATGCGAAGATGGAAGCCGAATATCAGACAGAAACCAACAATTCCCAACTGGCTGACAAAGCGGTTGTGATCCTGCCTGAAGCGGAAATGACAGCTACTCCGGATGGCGAGGATCCTTTGGCAACACTGTATGGCGGTACGCCTTTGATGGTTGTCAAACAGGAGGGAGATTGGGTTCAAGTGACAAGTGAAGGTTGGGACAGGGAAGAGGGCAGTCAGATCTTTATAGATTTCAATCGTGCTGTCGCGCTGGCGAAGATGAATTTCGATGGTATGGATCGAGTGGAGAAGATAGAGAGCAGGCTGGAGCCGGAGTATGAGTTGACCTGGAACCGTATCAAGCTCACCGGATGGGTGCCCCGCGCTGCCGTTGGACCCAGTGAAGAGAGGTTCTGGGAGTATGTGACCGACCTGCATGAGGTGGATTGCAATCTGTGTCACAAAACCTATCCACGTGATAAGTGGATCATGTTCGATTGGCGCAATAATCTGAAGGAGATGCGCCGTTACACCAAACTGAGTCAGGAACAGTTGCAATTGGTCAGTAACTGGGTGCTGCGCGGTGCGCGTAATGATGCGGAGGCGGATTGATGAAAAAGCCACTGGTTATGGCTGTTTTGATCTTGGCGTTTGGATATTGCGTCGGTCCTGCCTTGGCAAAGGCGGCGGATGAAGGCGCGATGAAAGAACCGCAGATGCCCATGCCGATGCAGCGGGATCACCTGTTCGAAGAGCGAGCCGGAACCTGGAAGGCGACATGCGACGAGATGGAGGAGAACAAGGTCTACTGCCGCATGTTTCACATCGAACAGTTCGGTGAGTGGAAAGCCAAGAATTTTATCCAGGTGGGGCCAGCGTGGACACCGGATTCCATTGGCTTTGTGGTCGCCACCTACCAGGGATTCAAGGCGGGAACCACTGTCACTATCGGCATCGATAAGCACAGCCGTCACAAGATCACGGCACCCAAGGGGAACAACCTGATGATCTCCCCTGAAATTGCCGCGAAGATCCTTGATGAGATGGAGAAGGGACACAAAATTGTGGTCACTTTCAACTCTCACAGCGGGGTCCGCCACCTCACTCTGGCCGACTTGGGGCCATATAAAGAGCTACTGGCGAAAGTGAAAGGGCGATTGGCGAAAAACAGCCAGGCGACAAGTGCTGAATAGGGAACAGTGGGTTTGGAGTGGTTATGGCTAGATTGGTTATCGTAGTTATCGCGCTCTGTTTGGGGCTTATTACTCAGGTGGTTGCTGGTGATATGCCTGCCAAAGAGACGCCACAAACTGGTTTCCGCGTGGGTGTTACACAGCCGCCTATGTTTACCCTGGCTTCTGCCCTGGCATGGGGCAGCCCGGTGGAAGTCCTGTTGGTAGAGAGGGATGTGGATGCTCGCTGGCAGATACCCGATGATCTCACGGTCCTCTTCTGGAGTGGTGCGACGTTAGAGCCCGAGCTTGGGAAGCAGTTGGCGGAATCCGGCCAGGCATCAGTCTCCTTGATTGACGCTGCAGGGGTTCACCAGTTGGCCAAACGAACCCCGGCAGACTGGAAAGGACCGAATGAAGATGACGATCCGCACATGGAGTCATTGGGAAAGGGATATGGCATGGTGCAAACCATTCGACCCGAAGGCCTGATAGACACAAAGTATTGGCTCGATCCGTTGAACGCAATGGCGGCCCTGGAAGCGATAACCATGGTTTTCCAGGGATTGGATCAACGCAACCACTGGGGCTACCAAAGTAATTCAGATCAGATTATCCAGGCCCTATGGGAGCTGGATATTCGGATTAACAAGCTGTTGCACGAAGCCAGTAGTCACCCGTTTGTGGTCTTGCAGGATGACTTTCAGTACCTTGAACAGCGCTATAAGCTGATAACAGTTCCAGCCGGCGGAAGCGCCCGGGACATCGTTGATAAGGCCAAGGCCCGGGGCGCAAAATGCGTGGTGGCGGCAGAACCTTTTGATCAGCATCTCCAATCCATATTGGATCAGGCTGGTTTGAACAGTGTTGTATTGGATCCCGCTGGTCAAGAGATGCCCAAAACCACGGGAGGCTACTTTCAGTGGTTTGGCAATCTGGTATCCAAACTGAATCACTGCGTGACTCGATCATAATGTCTTTGCTGTTGCGCATCCTGGCTCTGCTGGGGTGTCTCTGGTCATACCATCTTTCAGCCGCGCCATTGCCGGTGCTGGTGGATGGCAGCTGGCTCTCCCAGAACAAAAGTAAAGTTGTTGTTCTGGATGTCAGGACCCGGATCGAGTTCATGGGTGGCCACTGGCCGCAGGCACGTTGGGCCGGCTTTAAAGAACGTGATTGGCAGGTGGCTCGCTACGGCCTGCCCGGTTATCTGCCTGATGAGAAAAAACTGGCGGAGTTGCTGGGCAGCCTTGGATTGGAAGGCAAGGAGTCGGTGATTGTGATCGGCTCCGCCAGGCAACCCAGGCGGGTCGCTGAAGCGGCTCGTGTTGTGTGGAGCCTGATGATGGCCGGCTTTCAGCAGGTTGCACTTTTAGATGGTGGTATTGAGTCGCTGTCCACTCACGACTTGGTCAAAGGCATGCCATCCGTGGTCCAAAAAGAGTGCACCATGAGATTCCAACCTGATCTGTTGGCCGACAGCAATCATGTGGAAGATCTATTGGGTAATAACAGGCCAGTGATCGACCTACGGCCCAAGCCCTACTTTGAAGGCTACAAGCGAGACCCGCAGGTGCCAGAAGGCGGGACGATTTACGACGGAGTCGGGATTCCGCCTGAACGGTTACTGGATGGCGACACAGGGCGGTTCCTTCCCTCGGAGATCATCCAACAGGAGTTTGAGCGTTATGACATTCAAACCATGGGAGAACTTGCCACATTCAGCGATACCGGCGTCTGGGCTGCATTGGGTTGGTTCGTATTGCATCAGATGCTGCAAAACCCAAAAGCCCGGCTCTATGACGGTTCCCTGGTGGAGTGGATAGATTGGGGCGGGGAGATGCATGACAGCACCGATGATATGGGTGGTCCGATCGGTTAATGTCTGTTGTGTTTTCAGTTAAGTTTGTATGACTCAATTAACGTGCATAGGTAATATCAATGCAACACGATTACAGCTTGAGAGGGAAAGCCATGAAACAACTGGTTATTGCAGTCATAGGACTGTTCCTTCTGCCCAGCCTGGCCATGGCGGCAGGGGCTCCTTTTGGTTGGCAGAGGGAGGTTACCTCCCTGGTTTCACAGCTGCAGTATGAAGAGGCGGGTGAAAAGCTGAAAGGGTACTGTATTGAAGAGAAAAGTGGCGAGCTCTGCCTTGTCCTGGCGTCGGCCTATTTTGAAGGGGAGGTTAAATTCGGCATTCAATCCAAAGACATCGTTGAGGCCTACAAATATACCAAACTCGCTTGTGATTTTGGCTCAGTGGAGGGGTGTGAAGCCTATAAAGGGGCGGTTGAGAAGGGGGAATTGCTACAGCTTGTGCTGTATGAGCCGGGTGTTAAGGATCGTGACAAACAGTTAAAAAAGGCAATTCAACTGGGGCTGGATCCCAATGTGACAACCATGTTCAGCAGAACGCTCCTGCAAGAGGCTGTCAGTGAGGAAAAAATCGAAGCGGTCAGGCTGCTGCTGGAAAATGGCGTTGATGTCAACTACAGGGTAAGTGAGGAGGATCTGACTCCTCTCATGTACGCCATCAACACCGGTAGTAATATGATGGTTAAGCTGTTGCTGGAATATGGCGCGGATCCCGAGCAGACGATGAAGGCGGCGGACTACCTTAAAATGGGCAAGCAGGAGGTCGACGCCTGTGATTTTGCCAATAAACTGGAGAACAGGGAGATGCTTGCCCTGCTGAAGTGTGGAGACATGGCTGCTGCTGCCGAGTAGGCCGTAGTGAAACTTTTGATAAGCTGCTGTCACTGCATTGGCCAAGCTCGTAGGGTTAAGCCGGAGTAGTCATGACCAGTTATGATAGTTGTTGTTGGTTTATCCAGCGGTGACTGTTGAAAACAAACAGGCCGGTCTTCCAGGAATACCTGATCAAATAGAATGCCCGACATTCTGGCATGCGCTGTAATGGCGTGTAGCTTAAACTGTGAGAATCTCG comes from the Candidatus Thiodiazotropha sp. CDECU1 genome and includes:
- a CDS encoding sulfurtransferase — its product is MSLLLRILALLGCLWSYHLSAAPLPVLVDGSWLSQNKSKVVVLDVRTRIEFMGGHWPQARWAGFKERDWQVARYGLPGYLPDEKKLAELLGSLGLEGKESVIVIGSARQPRRVAEAARVVWSLMMAGFQQVALLDGGIESLSTHDLVKGMPSVVQKECTMRFQPDLLADSNHVEDLLGNNRPVIDLRPKPYFEGYKRDPQVPEGGTIYDGVGIPPERLLDGDTGRFLPSEIIQQEFERYDIQTMGELATFSDTGVWAALGWFVLHQMLQNPKARLYDGSLVEWIDWGGEMHDSTDDMGGPIG
- a CDS encoding metal ABC transporter solute-binding protein, Zn/Mn family produces the protein MARLVIVVIALCLGLITQVVAGDMPAKETPQTGFRVGVTQPPMFTLASALAWGSPVEVLLVERDVDARWQIPDDLTVLFWSGATLEPELGKQLAESGQASVSLIDAAGVHQLAKRTPADWKGPNEDDDPHMESLGKGYGMVQTIRPEGLIDTKYWLDPLNAMAALEAITMVFQGLDQRNHWGYQSNSDQIIQALWELDIRINKLLHEASSHPFVVLQDDFQYLEQRYKLITVPAGGSARDIVDKAKARGAKCVVAAEPFDQHLQSILDQAGLNSVVLDPAGQEMPKTTGGYFQWFGNLVSKLNHCVTRS
- a CDS encoding ankyrin repeat domain-containing protein gives rise to the protein MKQLVIAVIGLFLLPSLAMAAGAPFGWQREVTSLVSQLQYEEAGEKLKGYCIEEKSGELCLVLASAYFEGEVKFGIQSKDIVEAYKYTKLACDFGSVEGCEAYKGAVEKGELLQLVLYEPGVKDRDKQLKKAIQLGLDPNVTTMFSRTLLQEAVSEEKIEAVRLLLENGVDVNYRVSEEDLTPLMYAINTGSNMMVKLLLEYGADPEQTMKAADYLKMGKQEVDACDFANKLENREMLALLKCGDMAAAAE
- a CDS encoding NapC/NirT family cytochrome c; amino-acid sequence: MVKRAFKWLSGTGPRSLVLGIGIVAGIIGWGGFNTFMEYTNSYEFCTSCHEMSVVKGEYQESAHAHNPSGVPAICSDCHVPKPWGAKLVRKIMATKELYHWALGTIDTPEKFEQHRMQLANKVWDTMEKSDSRECRNCHTNETMLTDKQTSLAQKMHKKLMSGEQTCINCHKGIAHKLPVESLYAKMEAEYQTETNNSQLADKAVVILPEAEMTATPDGEDPLATLYGGTPLMVVKQEGDWVQVTSEGWDREEGSQIFIDFNRAVALAKMNFDGMDRVEKIESRLEPEYELTWNRIKLTGWVPRAAVGPSEERFWEYVTDLHEVDCNLCHKTYPRDKWIMFDWRNNLKEMRRYTKLSQEQLQLVSNWVLRGARNDAEAD
- a CDS encoding multiheme c-type cytochrome, which encodes MKRLALLAVVALVGWGSGGSTFVPIAEAEGKACLACHDGVERFSDGVMQEDIEKMGAEHGDPAGCVVCHGGNPAEEKDKMKAHMGSPSDLAKKGGPKNFLPDPGAMPVNDQACGQCHSGYYDRMNKSLMNTEAGKLQGNMWSWGYQKDMKVVWGNYDVMDEDGPVPLVGTKAYKKYMKDFVKKHPDQMPKRLKQLPQVDLAKLTDNPNHAGLTYSRHDCQRCHVGVTGRDKRGDYRGSGCSACHVPYSNDGFYEGGDPTIKKDEAGHILTHRMQGTRKSKVKVGEVEYSGIPVETCVSCHNRGKRVGVSYQGIMEQPYGSPFNAKGKKQPKMHTKRYLFIKEDLHHEMNSIAGNPKGGMLCQDCHTTIDLHGDGNIAGTTLAQVEVECEDCHGTFNTLPWDLPLGRGEEFGEMKDGMPTANANPRGLGKKWPEYMKDATQYEPEDGFLLTARGNPLGNVVKKGKDVIVHSANGLDFRVPLLKQIGDEGTFKSTLAKVSMFLIPQHQNNMECYACHADWVPQCYGCHVTVDYSKGNEGTDWLVNANNRDPKTGLTPDAPPTTNGMKSPGKVMETRSYLRWETPVLGINGEGRVSPMMPGCQVTTTVIDKDGKTLVNNKIWETPEGPGIDTAAVQPHTAGRSARSCESCHDNPKALGYGVEGGRFLLGADKDFVLDLKDSASGKIIPQKTQVQIPGIPGLTYDWSAIVTEDGEQLSSVGSHWPLTGPLPDEKRDAIEKTGVCLGCHEERFNPDFWNKVSQPGVMDSFEHQQFMKKALKAIAAQKK